A stretch of Halosimplex halophilum DNA encodes these proteins:
- a CDS encoding ABC transporter ATP-binding protein: MTDAPLLEVRDLEKHYPVRSGLLRRVTGHVEAVDGVSFEVRAGETVGLVGESGCGKSTTATTLLGLEEPTGGEVRFDGRPVADLAGDDRDRFRRRAQVVFQDPNSAFDPRLTVGESVAEPLAIHGLRDADRRREIVADTLERVGLTAADADRYPHEFSGGQKQRIALARALVLDPDLLVVDEPVSALDVSVQAEILSLLSDLQDDLGLAMVLISHDLGVVRQVCDRVCVMYLGEVVERGSAEALFADPRHPYTEALLSAIPEPDPDARDAAVELTGDVPDPSNPPAGCSFHPRCHRVIPPEGFEFRDGEFRGVLDLRLAVERGDVGADEFDDPEAVREAFGVPDPLSDGEAERLLDDAVDAAAAGRTDEAADRLDAFESVCEREDPALEPTDGDGGGDERADHPAACLRNGESAESAPPTTE; this comes from the coding sequence TGCTCCGGCGGGTGACCGGCCACGTCGAGGCCGTCGACGGCGTGAGCTTCGAGGTGCGCGCGGGGGAGACGGTCGGGCTCGTCGGGGAGTCGGGCTGCGGCAAGTCCACGACCGCGACGACGCTGCTGGGCCTTGAGGAGCCGACGGGCGGCGAGGTGCGCTTCGACGGCCGGCCGGTCGCCGACCTCGCGGGCGACGACCGCGACCGCTTCCGCCGGCGCGCCCAGGTCGTCTTCCAGGACCCAAACTCGGCGTTCGACCCGCGGCTCACCGTCGGCGAGTCGGTCGCCGAGCCGCTGGCGATCCACGGTCTGCGCGACGCCGACCGTCGCCGGGAGATCGTCGCCGACACGCTCGAACGCGTCGGACTGACGGCGGCCGACGCCGACCGCTACCCCCACGAGTTCTCCGGCGGGCAGAAACAGCGGATCGCCCTCGCCCGGGCGCTCGTGCTCGACCCCGACCTGCTGGTCGTCGACGAGCCCGTCTCCGCGCTGGACGTGAGCGTCCAGGCGGAGATCCTCTCGCTCCTCTCGGACCTGCAGGACGACCTGGGCCTCGCGATGGTGCTCATCAGCCACGACCTGGGGGTCGTCCGCCAGGTCTGCGACCGCGTCTGCGTCATGTACCTCGGCGAGGTCGTCGAGCGCGGGTCGGCCGAGGCGCTGTTCGCCGACCCGCGCCACCCCTACACCGAGGCGCTGCTGTCGGCCATCCCCGAGCCGGACCCGGACGCCCGCGACGCGGCCGTCGAGCTGACCGGCGACGTGCCCGACCCGTCGAACCCGCCCGCCGGCTGCTCGTTCCACCCGCGGTGTCACCGCGTGATACCCCCCGAGGGGTTCGAGTTCCGGGACGGCGAGTTCCGGGGGGTGCTCGACCTCCGGCTCGCCGTCGAGCGCGGTGACGTGGGCGCCGACGAGTTCGACGACCCCGAGGCCGTCCGCGAGGCGTTCGGCGTCCCGGACCCGCTCTCCGACGGCGAGGCCGAGCGGCTCCTCGACGATGCGGTCGACGCGGCCGCGGCCGGTCGGACCGACGAGGCGGCCGACCGGCTCGACGCCTTCGAGAGCGTCTGCGAGCGCGAGGACCCCGCGCTCGAACCGACCGACGGAGACGGGGGCGGGGACGAGCGCGCGGATCACCCTGCGGCGTGTCTACGGAACGGCGAGTCGGCCGAGTCGGCACCACCGACGACCGAGTGA
- a CDS encoding CinA family protein, whose amino-acid sequence MNDDAPAARIGDILGERGETLAVAESCTGGLLGSTITGVAGSSDYFVGGVVAYTERTKRQLLAVSRESLERHGAVSETVASAMARHIRDETGADWGVSTTGYAGPGGGDADTPVGTVYIGIAYAGGDGRDPYATVEHHRFEGERATVKERIVEQALRSALGEIVE is encoded by the coding sequence ATGAACGACGACGCACCCGCCGCGCGGATCGGCGACATACTGGGCGAGCGCGGAGAGACGCTGGCCGTCGCCGAGTCCTGTACCGGGGGACTGCTCGGGTCGACGATCACGGGCGTCGCCGGGTCGAGCGACTACTTCGTCGGCGGCGTCGTCGCCTACACGGAGCGGACAAAGCGCCAGTTGCTCGCGGTCTCCCGGGAGAGCCTGGAGCGCCACGGCGCGGTGAGCGAGACGGTCGCCAGCGCGATGGCGCGGCACATCCGCGACGAGACCGGCGCCGACTGGGGCGTCTCCACGACCGGCTACGCGGGCCCGGGCGGCGGCGACGCCGACACCCCGGTCGGCACCGTCTACATCGGCATCGCGTACGCCGGCGGCGACGGCCGTGACCCCTACGCGACCGTCGAACACCACCGCTTCGAGGGCGAGCGCGCGACGGTCAAAGAGCGCATCGTCGAGCAGGCACTGCGGTCTGCGCTGGGAGAGATAGTGGAGTGA